The Sphingomicrobium sp. genome has a window encoding:
- the atpD gene encoding F0F1 ATP synthase subunit beta — MQGTSNLTGRVAQVIGAVVDVAFEGELPPILSALETDNGGNRLVLEVAQHLGENLVRTIAMDSTDGLTRGQVVNATGSQISVPVGPKTLGRIMNVIGEPIDERGPIGADQTAPIHASAPEFVDQSTETSILVTGIKVIDLLAPYAKGGKIGLFGGAGVGKTVLIQELINNIAKGHGGTSVFAGVGERTREGNDLYHEFLEAGVIATDADGNPTSEGSKVALVFGQMNEPPGARARVALSGLTIAEYFRDQEGQDVLFFVDNIFRFTQAGSEVSALLGRIPSAVGYQPTLSTDMGALQERITSTNKGSITSVQAIYVPADDLTDPAPATSFAHLDATTVLSRAISELGIYPAVDPLDSTSRVLTPSVVGQEHYEVARAVQETLQRYKSLQDIIAILGMDELSEEDKLVVSRARKIQRFLSQPFHVAEVFTGIPGKFVAVEDTVRSFKAVVDGEYDHLPEAAFYMVGGIEEAVAKAEKLAQEA, encoded by the coding sequence ATGCAGGGCACCAGCAACCTGACCGGCCGCGTTGCCCAGGTCATCGGCGCCGTCGTCGACGTCGCGTTCGAAGGCGAGCTTCCGCCGATCCTTTCCGCGCTTGAGACCGACAATGGCGGCAACCGCCTCGTTCTCGAGGTCGCACAGCACCTCGGCGAGAATCTGGTCCGTACCATCGCCATGGACTCGACCGACGGCCTTACCCGTGGCCAGGTCGTCAACGCGACCGGCAGCCAGATCAGCGTCCCCGTCGGACCGAAGACGCTCGGCCGGATCATGAACGTCATCGGCGAGCCGATCGACGAGCGCGGCCCGATCGGTGCCGATCAGACGGCTCCCATCCATGCTTCGGCGCCGGAGTTCGTCGACCAGTCGACCGAAACCAGCATTCTCGTCACCGGCATCAAGGTCATCGACCTGCTCGCGCCTTACGCGAAGGGCGGCAAGATCGGCCTGTTCGGCGGCGCCGGCGTCGGCAAAACCGTGCTGATTCAGGAGCTGATCAACAACATCGCCAAGGGCCACGGCGGCACTTCCGTGTTCGCCGGCGTCGGCGAGCGTACCCGCGAGGGCAACGACCTTTACCACGAGTTCCTCGAGGCGGGCGTCATCGCCACCGACGCGGACGGCAATCCGACCAGCGAAGGCTCCAAGGTCGCCCTCGTGTTCGGCCAGATGAACGAGCCGCCGGGAGCGCGCGCCCGCGTCGCTCTGTCGGGTCTGACCATCGCCGAATATTTCCGCGACCAGGAAGGCCAGGACGTTCTGTTCTTCGTCGACAACATCTTCCGCTTCACCCAGGCGGGTTCGGAAGTGTCGGCACTCCTCGGCCGTATTCCTTCGGCCGTGGGCTATCAGCCGACGCTGTCGACCGACATGGGCGCGCTGCAGGAGCGCATCACCTCGACCAACAAGGGCTCGATCACCTCGGTGCAGGCCATCTACGTCCCGGCCGACGACTTGACAGACCCGGCGCCGGCGACGTCCTTCGCTCACTTGGACGCGACGACCGTGCTTAGCCGCGCGATCTCGGAGCTCGGCATCTACCCCGCCGTCGACCCGCTCGACTCCACGTCGCGCGTGCTGACCCCGTCGGTTGTCGGCCAGGAGCACTATGAAGTCGCCCGCGCGGTCCAGGAGACTCTGCAGCGCTACAAGTCGCTTCAGGACATCATCGCGATCCTCGGCATGGACGAGCTTTCCGAAGAGGATAAGCTGGTCGTCAGCCGCGCGCGGAAGATCCAGCGCTTCCTCAGCCAGCCGTTCCACGTCGCCGAAGTCTTCACCGGCATCCCCGGCAAGTTCGTCGCGGTCGAGGACACGGTCCGCTCGTTCAAGGCGGTCGTGGATGGCGAATACGATCACCTTCCCGAAGCCGCTTTCTACATGGTCGGCGGCATCGAGGAAGCGGTCGCCAAGGCCGAGAAGCTGGCGCAGGAAGCCTAA
- the atpA gene encoding F0F1 ATP synthase subunit alpha: MDIRAAEISRVIRDQIENFSADAEVSEVGTVLSVGDGIARIYGLDNVQAGEMVEFGNGTKGMALNLEADNVGVVIFGSDAEIQEGSTVRRTGTIVDVPIGKGLLGRVVDALGNPIDGKGPIEFTERRRVEVKAPGIIPRKSVHEPVQTGLKALDALVPVGRGQRELIIGDRQTGKTAVALDTFINQKQANAGNDESQKLYCIYVAVGQKRSTVAQIVRALEENGAMEYSIVVAATASEPAPLQFLAPYTGCAMGEFFRDNGMHAVIVYDDLSKQAVAYRQMSLLLRRPPGREAYPGDVFYLHSRLLERAAKMNEANGAGSLTALPVIETQAGDVSAYIPTNVISITDGQIFLETDLFYQGIRPAINVGLSVSRVGSAAQTKAMKKVAGSIKLELAQYREMAAFAQFGSDLDASTQRLLARGARLTELLKQPQYSPMPVEDQVASIYAGTQGFLDTVDVKDVTRYEAAMLSYLRSEKPEILAKIRDTKALDDDTAAALKGALGEFGKQFA; encoded by the coding sequence ATGGACATCCGCGCCGCTGAAATTTCCCGCGTCATCCGCGACCAGATCGAGAACTTCTCGGCCGACGCCGAGGTCTCGGAAGTCGGCACCGTCCTGTCGGTCGGCGACGGCATTGCTCGCATCTACGGCCTCGACAACGTCCAGGCCGGTGAGATGGTCGAGTTCGGCAACGGCACCAAGGGCATGGCCCTCAACCTCGAGGCCGACAATGTCGGCGTCGTGATTTTCGGCTCCGACGCCGAAATCCAGGAAGGCTCGACCGTCCGCCGCACCGGCACCATCGTCGACGTGCCGATCGGCAAGGGCCTCCTCGGCCGCGTTGTCGACGCGCTTGGCAACCCGATCGACGGCAAGGGCCCGATCGAATTCACCGAGCGCCGCCGCGTCGAGGTGAAGGCGCCGGGCATCATCCCGCGCAAGTCGGTGCACGAGCCGGTGCAGACCGGCCTCAAGGCGCTGGACGCGCTCGTTCCGGTTGGCCGCGGCCAGCGCGAGCTGATCATCGGCGACCGCCAGACCGGTAAGACCGCCGTCGCGCTCGACACCTTCATCAACCAGAAGCAGGCGAACGCCGGCAACGACGAGAGCCAGAAGCTTTACTGCATCTACGTCGCCGTCGGTCAGAAGCGTTCGACCGTCGCGCAGATCGTCCGCGCGCTCGAAGAAAATGGCGCGATGGAATATTCGATCGTCGTCGCCGCGACCGCGTCCGAGCCGGCGCCGCTGCAGTTCCTCGCACCGTACACCGGCTGCGCGATGGGCGAATTTTTCCGGGACAACGGCATGCACGCCGTCATCGTTTACGACGACCTCTCCAAGCAGGCCGTCGCTTACCGCCAGATGTCGCTCCTCCTGCGCCGCCCGCCGGGCCGCGAAGCCTATCCCGGCGACGTCTTCTATCTTCACAGCCGCCTGCTCGAGCGCGCCGCCAAGATGAACGAGGCGAACGGCGCCGGGTCGCTGACCGCGCTCCCGGTCATCGAGACGCAGGCAGGCGACGTGTCGGCCTACATTCCGACCAACGTGATCTCGATCACGGACGGCCAGATCTTCCTCGAGACCGACCTCTTCTACCAGGGCATTCGCCCGGCGATTAACGTCGGCCTTTCGGTCAGCCGCGTCGGTTCCGCCGCGCAGACCAAGGCGATGAAGAAGGTCGCCGGCTCGATTAAGCTGGAGCTCGCGCAGTATCGCGAGATGGCCGCCTTCGCGCAGTTCGGTTCGGACCTCGACGCCTCGACCCAGCGCCTGCTGGCCCGCGGCGCCCGCCTGACCGAGCTCCTGAAGCAGCCGCAGTACAGCCCGATGCCGGTCGAAGACCAAGTCGCGTCGATCTATGCGGGAACCCAGGGCTTCCTCGACACTGTCGATGTGAAGGACGTCACCCGGTACGAAGCCGCGATGCTGAGCTACCTTCGCTCGGAAAAGCCCGAGATTCTCGCCAAGATCCGCGACACCAAGGCGCTCGACGACGACACCGCCGCCGCGCTCAAGGGCGCGCTCGGCGAGTTCGGCAAGCAGTTCGCGTAA
- a CDS encoding glutathione S-transferase: MAAALRLEDCVNQVCPWSGKPVSADSLTLYRGKVVGFCNTGCRDKFESAASAFDSAIEGKR; the protein is encoded by the coding sequence ATGGCCGCCGCGCTTCGCCTCGAGGATTGCGTCAATCAGGTCTGTCCGTGGTCCGGGAAACCGGTCAGCGCGGACAGCCTGACGCTCTATCGGGGCAAGGTCGTCGGCTTCTGCAACACCGGGTGCCGGGACAAATTCGAGAGCGCGGCATCCGCGTTCGACAGCGCGATTGAAGGCAAGAGATAA
- a CDS encoding primosomal protein N': MPRARVVTMNAALGPLDYRVPDGMQVEPGSVVVAPLGPRQLLGVAWEAERLPTSEVPDERLRPLARVLDVRPIATPLRRLCEWTADYYLSPLASVLRMVLPSSAALDGPRQLTEYRPTVLVPDRLTPQREKALASIQGRQGTVRELADHAGVSDSVMRGLVNAGALEAVAVTADRPLDCPDPDHAPPDLNEDQQDAAASLAAAIGKGFDPVLLDGVTGSGKTEVYFEAIAECLRQGRQALVLLPEIALTEPFLKRFEARFGCAPAAWHSDLRSSQRRRTWRGIASGEAAVTVGARSALFLPYSNLGLIVVDEAHEPTFKQEEGVQYHARDCAVMRARFEDIPVILSSATPAIESRHMVEIGRYREVSLPQRFAGASLPEIRAIDLTQDPPPRGRWLAPELVNELEANLDRGEQSLLFLNRRGFAPLTLCRHCGHRFQCPNCTAWMVEHRLMHRLACHHCGHVMPPPKECPECGTEDSLVACGPGVERIADEVAALFPEARTAVVTSDTIWSPIRAAEFVGAMEAGAIDVVVGTQLITKGYHFPNLTLVGVVDADLGLAGGDLRAAERSFQQIQQVAGRAGRGDKPGRVLVQTHDPDAPVIAALISGDVAGFYAAETEARHEAAMPPFGRLAAIVISSEDAGEAESVARRIGHSAPQVEGMAVFGPAPAPLAMLRGRHRQRILVHASRSLDVQDVIRDWLAANEWSSKVRVSVDVDPYSFL; the protein is encoded by the coding sequence TGTCGCCTGGGAAGCGGAGCGCCTGCCGACCAGCGAAGTGCCTGACGAGCGCTTGCGTCCGCTTGCGCGTGTTCTCGACGTGCGGCCGATCGCCACGCCGCTTCGCCGCCTCTGCGAATGGACAGCGGATTATTATCTGTCGCCGCTCGCCTCGGTGCTGCGGATGGTCCTGCCCTCCTCGGCCGCGCTCGACGGCCCCCGCCAGCTCACCGAATATAGACCGACCGTCCTCGTCCCCGACCGTCTGACCCCGCAGCGCGAGAAGGCGCTGGCCTCGATCCAGGGCCGCCAAGGCACGGTGCGCGAATTGGCCGACCACGCCGGTGTCAGCGACTCCGTGATGCGCGGCCTGGTGAATGCGGGCGCGCTGGAAGCGGTCGCCGTCACTGCCGACCGGCCGCTCGACTGCCCGGACCCGGACCACGCCCCGCCCGATCTCAATGAAGATCAGCAGGACGCCGCCGCGAGCCTCGCCGCCGCCATCGGCAAAGGCTTCGACCCGGTCCTGCTCGACGGCGTCACGGGATCCGGAAAGACCGAAGTCTATTTCGAAGCGATCGCGGAATGCCTGCGCCAGGGCAGACAGGCCCTCGTCCTCCTGCCGGAAATCGCGCTCACGGAGCCGTTCCTCAAGCGCTTCGAGGCCCGCTTCGGCTGCGCGCCCGCCGCGTGGCACTCCGACCTTCGCTCGTCGCAGCGGCGGCGGACCTGGCGCGGCATTGCCAGCGGCGAGGCCGCGGTCACGGTCGGCGCTCGCTCGGCCCTGTTCCTGCCCTATTCCAACCTCGGCCTCATCGTCGTCGACGAGGCGCACGAACCGACCTTCAAGCAGGAAGAAGGCGTTCAGTATCACGCCCGCGACTGCGCGGTGATGCGTGCGCGTTTCGAGGACATTCCGGTGATCCTCTCCTCCGCCACGCCGGCGATCGAGAGCCGCCACATGGTCGAGATCGGCCGCTACCGCGAAGTCAGCCTCCCTCAGCGTTTCGCCGGCGCGTCCTTGCCGGAGATCCGCGCCATCGACCTGACGCAGGACCCGCCGCCGCGCGGCCGCTGGCTCGCGCCCGAGCTGGTCAACGAGCTCGAAGCGAACCTCGACCGCGGCGAGCAGTCGTTGCTGTTCCTCAACCGCCGCGGCTTCGCGCCGCTCACCTTGTGCCGGCACTGCGGTCACCGCTTCCAGTGCCCGAACTGCACCGCATGGATGGTCGAGCACCGCCTAATGCACCGCCTCGCCTGCCACCATTGCGGCCATGTCATGCCGCCGCCCAAGGAATGCCCGGAGTGCGGCACCGAAGACAGCCTGGTCGCCTGCGGACCGGGCGTCGAGCGCATCGCCGATGAAGTCGCGGCACTGTTTCCCGAGGCCCGAACTGCAGTCGTAACGTCCGACACGATCTGGTCGCCGATCCGCGCCGCCGAGTTCGTCGGCGCGATGGAAGCGGGCGCCATCGACGTCGTCGTCGGCACGCAGCTGATCACCAAAGGCTATCACTTCCCGAACCTCACCCTCGTCGGCGTCGTCGATGCGGACCTCGGCCTGGCCGGGGGCGACCTCCGTGCGGCCGAACGCAGCTTTCAGCAGATCCAGCAAGTCGCGGGCCGCGCGGGCCGAGGCGACAAGCCCGGCCGAGTTCTGGTGCAGACCCACGACCCGGACGCTCCGGTCATCGCTGCGCTCATCTCCGGAGATGTCGCGGGTTTCTACGCCGCAGAGACCGAGGCCCGCCACGAAGCAGCGATGCCGCCCTTCGGACGCCTCGCGGCCATCGTCATCTCTTCCGAAGACGCGGGAGAAGCCGAAAGCGTCGCTCGCCGCATCGGCCATTCGGCGCCGCAGGTCGAAGGAATGGCGGTGTTCGGGCCGGCCCCCGCGCCGCTTGCGATGCTCCGCGGCCGCCACCGCCAGCGCATCCTCGTCCACGCCAGCCGCAGCCTCGACGTCCAGGACGTCATCCGCGACTGGCTCGCGGCCAACGAATGGAGCTCGAAGGTTCGCGTCAGCGTCGACGTGGATCCGTACAGCTTCCTCTAG
- a CDS encoding ATP synthase F1 subunit epsilon, whose amino-acid sequence MADLHFELVTPEKLVSSGEAYMVVVPGAEGESGIMAGHAPYMTTLRDGEIAVYRSAGAQPERIRVTGGFAEVSDRGLTVLAESAG is encoded by the coding sequence ATGGCCGATCTGCATTTCGAACTCGTCACGCCGGAGAAGCTGGTCTCGTCCGGCGAGGCCTACATGGTCGTCGTCCCCGGCGCGGAAGGCGAAAGCGGCATCATGGCGGGCCACGCGCCTTACATGACCACTCTCCGGGATGGCGAGATTGCGGTTTACCGCAGCGCCGGCGCCCAGCCGGAGAGGATACGGGTGACCGGCGGCTTCGCGGAAGTCAGCGACCGCGGCCTGACCGTACTTGCGGAGAGCGCGGGCTAA
- a CDS encoding F0F1 ATP synthase subunit gamma — MASLKALKLRIGTVKSTQKITKAMKMVAAAKLRRAQQNAEAGRPYSTRLADVVGSLASRVAVGPQSPKLLAGTGKDDTHLIVVATSDRGLAGAFNTNIVRAVRRRADELTAQGKTVLFYIVGRKGRPVIQRLYPNAIIAQYDTSGMKAPAYADAQAIAKDIIDRYTTNGIDVVHLAYANFRSTLVQEPTIDQIVPVAPRAANDAGSGSTSLAAVEYEPDEEEILADLLPRNVAVQIYRAMLENQAGFYGSQMTAMDNATRNAGDMINKLSIMYNRQRQAAITTELVEIISGAEAL; from the coding sequence ATGGCCAGCCTCAAGGCACTCAAGCTTCGCATCGGCACCGTCAAGTCGACGCAGAAGATCACCAAGGCGATGAAGATGGTCGCCGCGGCGAAGCTGCGCCGTGCGCAGCAGAATGCCGAGGCCGGCCGTCCCTATTCGACTCGCCTCGCCGACGTCGTGGGCTCTCTCGCCAGCCGTGTCGCGGTCGGTCCGCAGAGTCCGAAGCTGCTTGCCGGCACCGGCAAGGACGACACCCACCTGATCGTCGTCGCGACCAGCGACCGCGGTCTCGCCGGTGCGTTCAACACCAACATCGTGCGCGCGGTGCGCCGCCGTGCCGACGAGCTGACGGCGCAGGGCAAGACGGTCCTGTTCTACATCGTCGGCCGCAAGGGCCGCCCGGTCATTCAGCGCCTCTATCCCAATGCGATCATCGCCCAGTACGACACCAGCGGCATGAAGGCGCCGGCCTATGCGGACGCACAGGCGATCGCGAAGGACATCATCGATCGCTACACGACCAACGGCATCGACGTCGTCCACCTCGCTTATGCGAACTTCCGTTCGACCCTGGTGCAGGAACCAACGATCGACCAGATCGTCCCCGTCGCGCCGCGTGCGGCAAACGACGCTGGCTCTGGCTCCACCTCGCTCGCCGCCGTGGAATATGAGCCGGACGAGGAGGAAATCCTCGCCGACCTGCTTCCGCGCAACGTCGCGGTGCAGATCTACCGTGCGATGCTCGAAAACCAGGCCGGCTTCTACGGATCGCAGATGACCGCGATGGACAACGCCACGCGCAACGCCGGCGACATGATCAACAAGCTGTCGATCATGTACAACCGTCAGCGCCAGGCCGCCATCACCACCGAGCTCGTCGAAATCATCTCGGGCGCCGAAGCGCTCTAA
- a CDS encoding CPBP family intramembrane glutamic endopeptidase, whose amino-acid sequence MEQTATVRDRPLWRRIVDFPLVAMVIATIAFMLASAAGAIGTNSFLKLQPQNLQLVVASAVTFLLVLLVYKLFITRLGEHPRDDLRGPHALRDLGLGLLIGFGIMAAAVGIAAIAGVYRIVGPGDASYLIPALVGAAIMPAFTEELLFRGILFRFIEEFAGSWAALAVTSALFGLAHILNPNATWFSSFAIAVEAGVLLGGAYMLTRNLWLAMGLHAGWNFTQGQIFDVNVSGIDQKGFVEAQMSGPELLSGGQFGLEASIIALLLATAAGAYMIVLAVRRGHLVGPMWSRSNRPAEPLPA is encoded by the coding sequence ATGGAACAGACTGCAACCGTGCGCGACCGGCCGCTGTGGCGGCGGATCGTGGATTTTCCGCTCGTGGCGATGGTCATCGCGACGATCGCGTTCATGCTGGCGTCCGCCGCAGGGGCGATCGGGACGAATTCCTTTCTGAAGCTCCAGCCGCAAAACCTGCAGCTGGTGGTGGCGAGTGCAGTGACGTTCCTGCTGGTCCTGCTTGTCTACAAGCTGTTCATCACCCGGCTTGGCGAACATCCTCGCGACGATCTGCGCGGTCCGCACGCGCTTCGCGATCTCGGCCTTGGACTGCTGATCGGGTTCGGGATCATGGCGGCAGCCGTCGGCATTGCAGCCATTGCGGGCGTTTACCGGATCGTCGGGCCCGGCGATGCCAGCTACCTGATCCCCGCATTGGTGGGCGCGGCGATCATGCCGGCCTTTACCGAAGAGCTGCTGTTCCGCGGTATCCTGTTCCGCTTCATCGAGGAATTCGCCGGCAGCTGGGCAGCGCTTGCGGTGACCTCCGCCTTGTTCGGGCTTGCCCACATCCTGAACCCGAACGCGACTTGGTTCTCCTCGTTCGCAATTGCCGTCGAAGCGGGCGTGCTGCTCGGCGGCGCTTATATGCTGACGCGCAATCTCTGGCTTGCGATGGGGCTCCATGCCGGGTGGAATTTCACGCAAGGACAGATTTTCGACGTCAACGTGTCCGGCATCGACCAGAAGGGTTTTGTGGAAGCGCAGATGAGCGGCCCGGAACTGCTGTCGGGCGGCCAATTCGGCCTTGAGGCTTCGATCATCGCCTTGCTGCTGGCGACTGCCGCAGGAGCGTACATGATCGTACTCGCGGTCCGTCGCGGGCACCTGGTCGGCCCCATGTGGTCCCGTTCGAACCGGCCCGCCGAACCGCTGCCCGCCTAG
- a CDS encoding methylated-DNA--[protein]-cysteine S-methyltransferase, which produces MRANDTDQAWAAFERRDRGWDGRVIGAVLTTGIYCKPSCPARRPKRENVRFFADAESARAAGFRACLRCKPDEVGRDREAVARAVRIIEAAEEPSNLAELAAAVGYAPHHFQRLFKRDLGVSPAEYARGLRSRRAEQALDGSERVTDAVYDAGYQSPSGFYSDAKERLGMTPSAWRDGGRGETIRYVIANSPLGPLLIAATTKGICRLTFGEDQSALERRFPNATVLPDDGTIAPWVDAALKAIQAPAEAPEIPVDVRGTAFQEAVWRELRNIPVGETRSYADIAAAVGKPGAVRAVGTANGSNPVSVIVPCHRVIRSDGSLGGYGGGLDNKKKLLAAEGHSLAAPELPLVE; this is translated from the coding sequence ATGCGCGCGAACGATACGGACCAAGCTTGGGCGGCCTTCGAGCGCCGGGACCGCGGTTGGGACGGGCGAGTGATCGGCGCCGTCCTGACGACCGGCATCTATTGCAAGCCGAGTTGCCCGGCACGCCGGCCGAAACGCGAGAACGTCCGCTTCTTCGCCGATGCGGAAAGCGCGCGGGCGGCGGGGTTCCGCGCCTGCCTGCGCTGCAAGCCGGACGAGGTCGGGCGCGACCGCGAAGCCGTGGCGCGCGCGGTCCGAATCATCGAAGCTGCGGAAGAGCCGTCGAACCTTGCCGAACTGGCAGCAGCGGTCGGCTATGCTCCCCACCATTTCCAGAGGCTATTCAAGCGCGACCTTGGCGTGTCGCCGGCGGAATATGCGAGGGGACTGCGGAGCCGGAGGGCCGAGCAGGCGCTGGACGGGAGCGAGCGCGTGACCGACGCCGTCTATGACGCGGGCTATCAGAGCCCCAGCGGATTTTACAGCGATGCAAAGGAGAGACTGGGCATGACACCCTCGGCTTGGCGCGATGGCGGCAGGGGTGAGACGATCCGCTACGTAATTGCGAACAGCCCCCTAGGGCCGCTGCTGATTGCGGCGACCACTAAGGGCATCTGCCGGCTGACCTTCGGCGAAGACCAGTCGGCGTTGGAACGGCGCTTCCCCAATGCGACCGTCCTTCCGGATGACGGCACCATCGCGCCCTGGGTCGACGCGGCTCTCAAGGCAATCCAGGCGCCCGCGGAAGCTCCTGAAATCCCGGTCGACGTCCGCGGCACCGCTTTCCAGGAAGCGGTGTGGCGCGAGCTGCGCAACATCCCGGTCGGCGAGACGCGGAGCTATGCGGACATTGCGGCTGCCGTCGGCAAGCCAGGAGCGGTTCGGGCGGTCGGCACTGCCAACGGGTCGAACCCCGTCTCGGTGATCGTCCCCTGCCATCGGGTGATCCGTTCCGACGGCAGCCTGGGCGGCTACGGCGGCGGGCTGGATAACAAGAAGAAGCTGTTGGCCGCCGAAGGGCACAGCCTTGCAGCGCCGGAACTGCCGCTGGTCGAATAA
- a CDS encoding CpaF family protein, which translates to MSAFGKRGGIGGGRPSFGVARPMKSGPGGAPVEAELPSGGDQFPPIEDLGAGGDTPSGDAIGQGGAMDRLTARQNASGEAGSSKVEGFEAAVHRIKEQVLPRLLERVDPEAAATLNKDELAEEFRPIIGEVLAELKITLNRREQFALEKVLVDELLGLGPLEELLADPAVSDIMVNGPDQTYIERKGKLELAQIQFRDEEHLFQIAQRIVNKVGRRVDQTTPLADARLQDGSRVNVIIPPLSLRGTAISIRKFSEKPITLDMMKGFGSMSDKMATVLKIAGASRMNVIISGGTGSGKTTMLNALSKMIDPGERVITIEDAAELRLQQPHWLPLETRPPNLEGQGAISIGDLVINALRMRPDRIILGEIRGKECFDLLAAMNTGHDGSMATLHSNSPRECLARMENMVMMGDIKIPKEAISRQIADSVDLIVQVKRLRDGSRRTTNITEVIGMEGDVIVTQELFKFEYLDETADGKIIGEYRSMGLRPYTLEKAKQFGFDQPYLEACL; encoded by the coding sequence ATGAGCGCATTCGGAAAGCGTGGTGGAATCGGTGGTGGGCGTCCGAGCTTCGGCGTCGCACGGCCGATGAAGAGCGGACCCGGCGGCGCTCCGGTGGAAGCCGAGCTGCCGTCCGGTGGCGATCAATTCCCGCCCATCGAAGACCTGGGCGCCGGCGGCGACACTCCGTCGGGCGACGCGATCGGCCAGGGCGGTGCGATGGACCGCCTGACCGCGCGGCAGAACGCCAGCGGCGAGGCCGGCAGCAGCAAGGTCGAAGGCTTTGAAGCGGCGGTCCACCGGATCAAGGAACAGGTTCTCCCGCGCCTTCTGGAGCGCGTCGACCCCGAAGCCGCGGCGACGCTCAACAAGGATGAGTTGGCCGAGGAATTCCGGCCGATCATCGGGGAGGTCCTCGCCGAGCTGAAGATCACGCTCAACCGGCGTGAGCAGTTCGCGCTTGAGAAAGTGCTCGTCGACGAGCTTCTCGGGCTCGGGCCGCTGGAAGAATTGCTTGCAGACCCGGCCGTCAGCGACATCATGGTCAACGGCCCCGACCAGACCTACATCGAACGCAAGGGCAAGCTCGAGCTCGCCCAGATCCAGTTCCGCGACGAAGAGCATCTGTTCCAGATCGCCCAGCGGATCGTGAACAAGGTCGGCCGCCGCGTCGACCAGACGACCCCGCTCGCCGATGCCCGCCTTCAGGACGGCAGCCGCGTCAACGTCATCATCCCGCCGCTGTCCCTTCGCGGCACCGCCATCTCGATCCGCAAATTTTCCGAAAAGCCGATCACGCTCGACATGATGAAGGGCTTCGGGTCGATGTCGGACAAGATGGCGACGGTGCTGAAGATCGCCGGCGCATCCCGCATGAACGTCATCATCTCGGGCGGTACCGGCTCGGGTAAGACGACGATGCTCAACGCATTGTCAAAGATGATCGACCCGGGCGAGCGTGTGATCACGATCGAAGACGCGGCCGAACTCCGGCTTCAGCAGCCGCACTGGCTGCCGCTCGAAACGCGTCCGCCCAACCTCGAAGGCCAGGGCGCGATCAGCATCGGCGATCTCGTCATCAACGCGCTGCGTATGCGTCCCGACCGCATCATCCTCGGCGAAATTCGCGGCAAGGAGTGTTTCGACCTTCTTGCAGCCATGAACACCGGCCACGACGGATCGATGGCCACGCTCCACTCCAACTCCCCGCGCGAATGCCTCGCGCGTATGGAGAACATGGTGATGATGGGCGACATCAAGATCCCGAAGGAAGCCATCAGCCGCCAGATCGCAGACTCGGTCGACCTCATCGTCCAGGTGAAGCGCCTTCGCGACGGTTCGCGCCGCACCACCAACATCACCGAAGTGATCGGCATGGAAGGCGACGTCATCGTCACCCAGGAGCTGTTCAAGTTCGAGTATCTCGACGAGACGGCCGACGGTAAGATCATCGGCGAATATCGCTCGATGGGCCTGCGCCCCTACACGCTGGAAAAGGCCAAGCAGTTCGGCTTCGACCAGCCGTACCTTGAGGCCTGCCTCTAG
- a CDS encoding F0F1 ATP synthase subunit delta yields the protein METSGGIRASLAGRYASALFDLAREQKQIDAVSRSLEALRQALADSKDFADLVESPLVSRDESGKAFAALAPQLGLDPITTNFVGVLARNGRKGQLSAVIRSFRRLASEHRGESTAEVITARPLNDDQIAQLKAQLRARAGRDVNIEAEVDPAILGGIVVKLGSQQIDASIRTKLNRLASAMKG from the coding sequence GTGGAGACATCCGGCGGCATTCGGGCCAGCTTAGCGGGGCGCTACGCGTCAGCGCTATTCGACCTTGCCCGCGAGCAAAAGCAGATCGACGCCGTCAGCCGCAGCCTCGAGGCGCTTCGGCAGGCACTCGCCGATTCGAAGGATTTCGCCGACCTGGTGGAGAGCCCGCTGGTCTCCCGCGATGAATCGGGCAAGGCGTTTGCAGCGCTTGCGCCGCAGCTCGGCCTCGATCCGATCACGACTAATTTCGTTGGCGTCCTCGCCCGCAACGGCCGCAAGGGCCAGCTTTCGGCGGTGATCCGCTCGTTCCGCCGCCTGGCATCGGAGCATCGGGGCGAATCGACTGCCGAAGTGATCACCGCCCGGCCGCTGAACGACGACCAGATCGCACAGCTCAAGGCTCAGCTTCGCGCCCGCGCCGGCCGCGACGTCAATATCGAAGCTGAAGTCGATCCCGCCATTCTCGGGGGCATCGTCGTCAAGCTGGGCAGCCAGCAGATCGACGCTTCCATCCGCACCAAACTCAACCGTCTCGCATCCGCGATGAAAGGCTAA